In Aerosakkonema funiforme FACHB-1375, a genomic segment contains:
- a CDS encoding PP2C family protein-serine/threonine phosphatase: MSDRDNSKEELLAELESLRQEVAKLKSAEAAFKAQSELLENLVEMARSSAEKHLLTGILKKTLEVATRLTDAERGSLFLLDRDGAVTASILTRKDTTAEESTQLIGAVLDKGLAGWTIRNRQVGLIADTRLDDRWFEFPNQPYKVGSALAVPILRGEVLLGILTLLDSEVGHFNSEQALQMLLTAEQIALALENAQLYAKLDESYSSLEKTKLALQNELEKGRLLQRDFLPDRLIQPSGWEIAACFYPAREVAGDFYDAFTLPGDYVGLVIADVCDKGVGAALFMALFRSLMRLFSGQIRLEESDVLKREPAISADDAIAPHKADYSAEIDALKAVSLTNNYIAKTHWQMSMFATMFFGVLNPATGLLTYVNGGHEPPIIIGESGVKNRLKPTGPAVGMMPNAKFKTQQVQLEPGDILLTYTDGVPEAHNPEGKFFTEQRLLTLAQEPTTGANALVDSIEKSLRDHIADTVQFDDITMLALRWAKN, translated from the coding sequence ATGAGCGATCGCGATAATTCAAAAGAAGAGCTGCTGGCAGAATTGGAATCGCTGCGCCAAGAGGTAGCAAAGCTAAAAAGCGCTGAAGCTGCTTTTAAGGCGCAAAGCGAGCTGCTGGAGAATTTGGTGGAAATGGCGCGAAGCTCAGCCGAAAAGCACCTGCTGACGGGTATTTTGAAAAAAACCCTGGAGGTTGCCACCAGACTGACGGACGCAGAGAGAGGCAGTTTGTTTTTGCTCGATCGCGATGGTGCTGTCACCGCCAGTATCCTAACGCGCAAGGACACTACTGCGGAGGAAAGCACTCAACTAATTGGAGCTGTTCTGGATAAGGGGCTGGCAGGTTGGACGATCCGCAACCGTCAAGTAGGATTGATCGCTGATACCAGACTCGATGACCGTTGGTTTGAGTTTCCCAATCAGCCTTACAAGGTTGGTTCGGCGCTAGCTGTTCCCATCCTCAGAGGCGAAGTGTTGCTGGGCATTCTCACTCTGCTTGACAGCGAGGTCGGTCATTTTAACTCGGAACAAGCTTTGCAAATGCTCTTAACAGCGGAACAGATCGCCTTAGCGCTAGAAAATGCCCAACTCTACGCCAAACTGGATGAATCTTACAGTTCGTTAGAAAAGACTAAACTAGCGTTGCAAAACGAACTGGAAAAAGGTCGCCTTTTGCAAAGAGATTTTCTGCCCGATCGACTAATTCAGCCTTCTGGGTGGGAAATTGCGGCTTGTTTCTACCCCGCCCGCGAAGTAGCTGGGGATTTCTATGACGCTTTCACACTGCCAGGGGACTATGTGGGCTTGGTGATTGCTGATGTGTGTGACAAAGGCGTGGGTGCCGCTTTGTTTATGGCTTTGTTCCGCAGCTTAATGCGGCTGTTTTCCGGCCAAATTCGCTTAGAAGAATCGGATGTGCTGAAGAGAGAGCCGGCTATCTCAGCAGACGATGCGATCGCACCTCATAAAGCTGACTATTCGGCAGAAATCGACGCTCTCAAAGCAGTTTCCCTTACCAACAATTACATCGCCAAAACTCACTGGCAGATGAGTATGTTTGCCACTATGTTTTTTGGTGTGCTAAATCCTGCCACGGGTTTGCTGACTTATGTCAATGGTGGACACGAGCCACCAATTATTATTGGTGAGTCTGGGGTGAAAAACCGCTTGAAGCCGACTGGCCCTGCCGTGGGTATGATGCCTAACGCGAAGTTTAAAACTCAACAAGTTCAGCTAGAACCTGGTGATATTTTATTAACTTACACCGATGGCGTACCGGAAGCTCACAACCCAGAAGGTAAATTTTTCACCGAGCAAAGGTTGCTAACCTTAGCCCAAGAGCCGACAACTGGTGCAAATGCTTTAGTGGACAGCATTGAAAAAAGTTTGCGCGACCACATCGCCGATACGGTTCAATTTGACGATATCACTATGCTGGCTCTGCGTTGGGCAAAAAATTAA
- a CDS encoding SpoIIE family protein phosphatase: MDIKKLFSGSLQFRMTVLLLAAVIPPMLIGILVTSWYAGEILRKDAKKELADKGKNLAKFVGKWEESKTLALRNLSQQPDVIGMDSAKQKPILTKMVSVYKNSTLTATDTTGKVTSTSDKQDTSNYKDREWFKGAIAGKTITRQTLISRTTNKPRLCLSTPIREDKAPRPIKGVVVSCTDLTEVAKEVGTVSLGKTGYAFLVDNKGVVIAHPDPSITAKLLNVSTQPAVKALLQGKTGNFSFTDQGTNWLSYIIPLQNGWGVVVKQQESEVLQEATRFGQLASVLAVFGALAVGGITWWLASTLVRPIKELTVEAKAISTGNLDRRVKIDREDELGTLGVAFNKMAEQLQELIDVQVKSAMARSEIEKGRQIQKDFLPETLPQPEGWEIAAVFEPARQVAGDFYDSFPLVDGKIGVVIADVCDKGVGSALFMALFRSLIRAIAQQDYSDDRTALKNAMEFTNNYIATNHSRTNMFATMFFGVFDPKTGELNYVNGGHEPPIIMSPDGTKIRLKPTGPAVGMLPNLKFKVEQAQLKPGDILISYTDGVPEAKDTEAKFFTENQLLSLVEPPISSAISLLETLEAKVKQHIGKADQFDDITMLAVKRSQEK, encoded by the coding sequence ATGGACATAAAAAAATTATTCTCCGGGTCTTTGCAATTCCGTATGACAGTCTTGCTACTGGCTGCGGTGATTCCTCCTATGTTGATAGGCATATTAGTGACGAGTTGGTACGCGGGCGAGATATTGCGTAAAGACGCAAAGAAAGAGTTGGCCGATAAAGGCAAAAATTTAGCTAAATTTGTGGGCAAATGGGAAGAAAGCAAAACTCTGGCACTGCGGAACCTGAGCCAGCAACCCGACGTTATCGGTATGGACTCAGCAAAGCAGAAACCCATTCTAACTAAGATGGTGAGCGTATATAAAAATTCTACGCTGACCGCCACTGACACAACAGGCAAAGTTACATCGACTAGCGACAAACAGGATACATCTAACTATAAAGATCGCGAATGGTTCAAGGGTGCAATAGCCGGAAAGACTATCACTCGTCAGACCCTGATCAGCCGTACAACGAATAAACCGCGCCTATGTTTGTCCACTCCGATTAGGGAGGACAAAGCACCGAGACCCATAAAGGGAGTAGTAGTTTCCTGTACAGACTTGACAGAAGTAGCGAAGGAAGTCGGTACAGTTAGTTTGGGAAAAACCGGTTACGCCTTTCTGGTAGATAACAAGGGTGTCGTGATCGCTCATCCCGACCCATCAATTACGGCTAAACTTCTCAACGTCAGTACCCAACCAGCAGTGAAAGCTTTGTTACAAGGGAAAACAGGTAATTTTTCCTTCACCGATCAAGGCACAAATTGGCTCTCCTATATCATTCCTTTACAAAATGGCTGGGGTGTGGTAGTAAAACAGCAAGAGAGCGAAGTGTTGCAGGAAGCAACGCGCTTTGGACAACTTGCTTCGGTTTTGGCAGTGTTCGGAGCTTTGGCAGTTGGCGGTATAACTTGGTGGTTGGCTAGCACTCTGGTGCGTCCGATTAAGGAACTGACTGTGGAAGCAAAAGCAATATCCACAGGTAATTTAGACCGCCGAGTCAAGATTGACCGAGAAGATGAACTGGGAACTCTTGGCGTTGCTTTCAATAAAATGGCAGAGCAATTGCAAGAACTGATTGACGTACAAGTCAAGTCGGCAATGGCGAGAAGCGAAATCGAAAAAGGACGGCAGATTCAGAAAGATTTTCTGCCAGAAACGCTACCGCAGCCAGAAGGTTGGGAAATTGCCGCAGTTTTTGAACCCGCTCGTCAGGTAGCAGGCGATTTCTACGATTCTTTCCCTCTAGTTGATGGCAAAATAGGTGTGGTAATTGCCGATGTCTGCGACAAGGGAGTGGGATCGGCTCTATTTATGGCTTTGTTCCGCAGTTTGATTCGGGCGATCGCACAACAAGATTATTCTGACGATCGCACAGCTCTAAAAAATGCGATGGAGTTTACCAATAACTACATCGCCACCAACCACAGCCGGACAAATATGTTCGCCACTATGTTTTTTGGCGTATTCGATCCCAAAACCGGAGAATTGAACTACGTCAATGGCGGTCACGAACCGCCCATTATCATGAGTCCGGATGGTACAAAAATACGCCTCAAACCCACAGGGCCAGCGGTGGGAATGCTGCCTAACCTAAAATTTAAAGTCGAACAAGCTCAATTAAAGCCAGGAGATATTTTGATCAGCTACACTGATGGTGTTCCAGAGGCTAAAGATACAGAAGCGAAATTCTTTACAGAAAATCAACTGCTCTCGCTGGTGGAACCGCCGATTTCTTCTGCAATCTCATTGCTGGAAACTCTTGAGGCAAAGGTAAAGCAACACATTGGCAAAGCGGATCAGTTTGACGACATTACTATGTTGGCTGTAAAACGGTCACAAGAAAAATAG
- a CDS encoding ATP-binding protein has product MESLTVPGNLDSLSAIAQYVMAAADAAGLDKKASYKLRLAVDEVTTNIIIHGYEENHLQGDVYMMADLDDSSLTITVEDTATAFDPFPKLSLEEEKIGLPMEQRPIGGLGVYLAIQGVDKFFYERVGDRNRNTFVVKRTTANAQ; this is encoded by the coding sequence ATGGAATCTTTAACTGTACCTGGAAATCTAGACTCTTTGAGCGCGATCGCTCAATACGTTATGGCGGCTGCCGATGCAGCTGGATTGGATAAAAAAGCATCTTATAAACTGCGTTTGGCAGTTGATGAAGTAACCACCAACATTATTATCCACGGCTATGAAGAAAACCATCTCCAAGGAGATGTTTATATGATGGCCGATCTCGACGATAGCAGCCTGACTATTACTGTCGAGGATACCGCAACGGCTTTCGATCCTTTCCCTAAGTTATCCTTGGAGGAAGAAAAAATTGGTCTGCCAATGGAACAGAGACCTATTGGGGGGTTAGGAGTTTATCTGGCCATTCAAGGCGTCGATAAGTTCTTCTATGAAAGAGTGGGCGATCGCAATCGCAACACCTTTGTCGTCAAGCGAACCACGGCTAATGCTCAGTAG
- a CDS encoding anti-sigma factor antagonist (This anti-anti-sigma factor, or anti-sigma factor antagonist, belongs to a family that includes characterized members SpoIIAA, RsbV, RsfA, and RsfB.), translated as MALDVTLETKTSASNVKIGIITLSGDLDASTAPTFKTEVEKAANEGAKRLVLKLSGLNYMASAGLRVLIFSKQKMGTDVDIYVVAPQEGVLDTLEKTGFIQGVILLEKDEPEKYEQ; from the coding sequence ATGGCTTTGGACGTAACGTTGGAAACAAAAACATCTGCCTCGAATGTCAAAATTGGCATAATCACTTTGTCTGGAGATTTGGATGCGAGTACAGCACCTACTTTCAAAACTGAAGTGGAAAAAGCGGCTAATGAGGGTGCAAAACGCCTCGTTTTGAAGTTGTCAGGGCTCAATTATATGGCCAGCGCAGGTTTGCGGGTGCTGATCTTTTCAAAGCAAAAGATGGGTACCGATGTTGACATCTACGTTGTCGCTCCTCAAGAAGGTGTGCTGGATACTTTGGAAAAGACCGGTTTCATTCAGGGTGTGATTTTGTTGGAGAAAGACGAGCCAGAAAAGTACGAACAATAA
- the glgX gene encoding glycogen debranching protein GlgX: protein MDYGRIDIHPTHTYGDFKLRRGRPSPFGATLVPGGVNFSIFSSYAKSCILVLFQKHAKEPMAEIPFPDEFRIGNVFSMIVFDLDYENIEYGYRMDGPFNPKEGHWFDSSKILMDPYAKLIGGRDVWGETPDWSDIYHHRARIALDDFDWGDDRPLEIPPEDLVIYEMHVRSFTKHPSSQVKHPGTFAGIKDKIPYIKELGVNAIELMPVYEFDEFENSRPNPVRPGETLLNYWGYSTVGFFAPKAGYAATGKLGMQVDELKTLVKELHKNGMEVILDVVFNHTAEGNEYGPYISFRGIDNKTYYMLTPDGYYYNFSGCGNTLNCNNPIVRNIVLDCLRYWASEYHIDGFRFDLASILGRDPRGFPLPNPPLLETLAFDPILAKCKLIAEAWDAGGLYQVGSFPAFGRWAEWNGKYRDTARKFLKGDASAGEMAPRLTGSPDLYAWEGRGPATSINFITAHDGFTLMDMVSYNYKHNEANGENNNDGSNDNDSWNCGWEGPTDDPGINALRKRQVKNAVAMLMVSTGVPMILMGDEVGRTQYGNNNTYCHDNELNWQDWTLLEKNADLFRFFKNCIAFRHAHPVLRSKYHFSNRDYMGSGYADITWHGTQAWNADWSGRALAFMLCGKHAKAGTVEDNYVYVAMNMHWEALWFGIPGLPDGMKWHVFANTGAPTPDDIWEPGFEPMLENQSGLLLGSRSVLILVGK, encoded by the coding sequence ATGGATTACGGACGTATTGATATTCATCCCACCCATACATACGGCGACTTCAAGCTGCGTCGGGGGCGTCCATCTCCTTTCGGGGCTACTCTAGTGCCCGGTGGTGTCAATTTCTCAATTTTTTCCTCTTACGCCAAATCTTGTATCTTGGTGCTGTTCCAAAAGCACGCCAAGGAACCGATGGCGGAAATTCCGTTTCCAGACGAATTCAGGATTGGCAATGTTTTTTCCATGATCGTATTCGACCTGGATTACGAAAATATCGAATACGGCTACCGCATGGATGGGCCTTTTAATCCCAAGGAAGGCCACTGGTTTGACTCCAGTAAAATTCTGATGGATCCCTACGCCAAGCTGATTGGCGGTCGGGATGTTTGGGGAGAAACGCCAGACTGGAGCGATATTTATCACCATCGCGCTCGCATCGCTTTAGATGACTTTGACTGGGGCGATGACCGTCCCCTGGAAATACCGCCCGAAGACTTGGTGATCTATGAGATGCACGTCCGCAGCTTTACCAAGCATCCTTCCTCCCAGGTGAAGCATCCCGGCACTTTTGCTGGCATTAAGGACAAAATTCCTTACATCAAAGAGTTGGGCGTCAATGCGATCGAATTGATGCCCGTCTACGAATTCGATGAATTTGAGAATTCGCGCCCCAATCCCGTCAGACCCGGTGAAACGCTGCTCAATTACTGGGGTTACAGTACGGTGGGGTTTTTTGCACCCAAGGCCGGTTACGCCGCTACCGGCAAACTGGGGATGCAGGTTGATGAGTTAAAAACTTTAGTCAAAGAACTGCACAAAAACGGCATGGAAGTAATTCTCGATGTGGTGTTCAACCACACGGCAGAAGGCAACGAGTACGGCCCTTATATTTCATTTCGGGGGATTGACAACAAGACGTACTATATGCTAACGCCGGATGGTTATTACTATAACTTTAGCGGCTGCGGCAACACGCTCAACTGCAACAATCCGATCGTCCGCAACATTGTGCTGGATTGTTTGCGCTACTGGGCATCAGAATATCACATCGATGGCTTCCGGTTTGACTTGGCCTCGATTTTGGGGCGCGACCCAAGGGGCTTTCCTCTCCCCAATCCGCCTTTGTTAGAGACTCTGGCTTTTGACCCGATTTTGGCTAAGTGCAAACTGATTGCCGAAGCTTGGGACGCTGGTGGGCTCTACCAAGTCGGTTCTTTCCCCGCATTCGGACGTTGGGCAGAGTGGAACGGTAAATACCGGGACACTGCGCGTAAGTTCCTCAAGGGCGATGCTTCCGCAGGGGAAATGGCACCCAGACTGACCGGTTCGCCAGACCTCTATGCCTGGGAAGGTCGCGGGCCAGCCACATCGATTAATTTCATCACGGCCCACGACGGTTTTACGCTGATGGATATGGTTTCGTACAACTATAAGCACAACGAAGCCAACGGCGAAAACAACAACGACGGTAGCAACGATAACGATAGTTGGAACTGCGGTTGGGAAGGGCCAACGGACGATCCTGGCATCAACGCTCTGCGGAAGCGGCAGGTCAAAAATGCTGTGGCTATGCTGATGGTTTCTACTGGTGTGCCGATGATTCTCATGGGCGATGAGGTGGGACGCACCCAGTACGGCAACAACAATACTTATTGCCACGACAACGAGCTAAATTGGCAGGATTGGACGCTTTTGGAGAAAAACGCCGACCTGTTCCGCTTTTTCAAGAACTGTATTGCCTTCCGTCACGCTCATCCGGTGTTGAGAAGTAAATACCACTTCAGCAACAGGGATTATATGGGGAGCGGCTATGCCGATATTACTTGGCACGGCACTCAGGCGTGGAATGCAGATTGGTCGGGTCGCGCTCTCGCTTTTATGCTCTGCGGCAAACACGCGAAGGCGGGGACGGTTGAGGATAACTACGTCTACGTCGCCATGAATATGCACTGGGAAGCTCTTTGGTTTGGAATCCCAGGTTTGCCAGATGGTATGAAGTGGCACGTTTTTGCCAACACGGGAGCTCCTACACCCGATGATATCTGGGAACCGGGCTTTGAACCGATGCTGGAAAATCAGTCGGGATTGTTGCTGGGCTCGCGCTCTGTGCTTATTCTCGTCGGTAAGTAA
- a CDS encoding STAS domain-containing protein has translation MDINIKTLPDEVTVVEMVGDIDASTAPKAQGEILPLAVAGSKILLDMTKVPYTSSAGLRMLLSLYRQIDGNKGKLVLVGISEQIQDTMSVTGFLEYFTRCDTVDSGLEILKG, from the coding sequence ATGGACATCAATATAAAGACGCTTCCAGATGAAGTAACAGTGGTGGAAATGGTCGGTGACATTGATGCCAGCACCGCACCCAAAGCCCAAGGGGAAATTTTACCGTTAGCCGTGGCGGGAAGCAAAATTCTGCTAGATATGACCAAGGTTCCCTATACCTCCAGTGCAGGCTTGCGAATGCTGCTTTCGCTGTATCGGCAGATAGATGGTAACAAAGGGAAACTGGTGCTGGTGGGGATTTCTGAGCAAATTCAGGACACCATGTCCGTTACTGGCTTCTTGGAGTATTTCACTAGATGTGACACAGTTGATTCGGGGCTAGAAATCCTCAAGGGGTAG
- a CDS encoding AGE family epimerase/isomerase encodes MDHMSFSFSDTIGGYVTHFNRQEKSFGIKTSDGREYTAHLTPTTWGRISQNLEEGYIDATQRLGELLSPGQHVFAYGVFYPQGDGHKFDVKSFVFPGEAPDKYRHEEPDWWVKQVRSIADSYLKWQFDYPNKEIDYREYRTMLNLAGTKKQQDFLQETDTVSRLVYGFASAFMLTGHDRFLEAAEKGTEYLRDHMRFYDPDENLIYWYHGVKVTGNREQKLLTSEFSDDYDCIPAYEQIYALAGPMQTYRASGDPRILKDADMTIDLFDKFYLDKEKGGYFSHLDPITLDPRAESLGRNQGRKNWNSVGDHAPAYLINLYLATGEQKYADMLEYTFDTIEAYFPDYDNSPFVQEKFYEDWSHDKTWGWQQNRAVVGHNLKIAWNLMRMQSLKPKDKYVDFAKKIASIMPAAGSDQQRGGWYDVVERVLGEGEEQHRFVWHDRKAWWQQEQAILAYLILHGIEKDPEYLRHAREACAFYNAHFLDHDDGAVYFNVLANGLPFLMGTERYKGSHSMSGYHSTELCYLAAIYQNLLIFKHPMDFYFKPIPGGFKDNTLRVSPDILPPGSIAIGKVWINDEEYTNFDADGLTVKLPDTQERVKVKVQIVPK; translated from the coding sequence ATGGATCATATGAGTTTTTCGTTTTCCGATACGATCGGGGGGTATGTCACCCACTTTAACCGCCAAGAAAAATCATTTGGCATCAAAACATCAGATGGGAGAGAATATACAGCTCATTTAACTCCAACTACCTGGGGTCGGATTTCCCAGAACTTGGAAGAAGGTTACATTGATGCTACTCAACGACTTGGCGAATTATTATCTCCCGGTCAACACGTATTCGCATACGGTGTCTTTTATCCCCAGGGCGACGGTCACAAATTTGATGTTAAATCTTTTGTGTTTCCCGGCGAAGCTCCCGACAAATATCGCCACGAAGAACCGGATTGGTGGGTGAAACAGGTTCGCTCCATTGCTGACTCTTACCTGAAGTGGCAATTTGATTATCCCAATAAGGAAATCGACTACCGCGAATATCGCACCATGCTCAACCTAGCTGGTACGAAAAAGCAGCAAGACTTCTTGCAAGAAACCGATACTGTTTCCCGACTGGTTTACGGTTTTGCCTCAGCTTTTATGCTGACCGGCCATGACCGCTTCCTAGAAGCTGCTGAAAAAGGCACTGAATACTTGCGGGATCATATGCGGTTTTACGACCCTGATGAAAACCTGATTTATTGGTATCACGGTGTTAAGGTAACCGGCAATCGCGAGCAAAAACTCCTCACCTCAGAGTTTAGCGACGACTACGATTGTATCCCGGCTTACGAACAAATTTACGCCTTAGCTGGCCCGATGCAAACTTACCGGGCTAGTGGCGACCCGCGCATCCTCAAAGATGCGGACATGACTATAGATTTGTTTGACAAATTCTATTTAGATAAAGAGAAGGGTGGATATTTTTCCCACCTCGACCCAATTACGCTCGACCCGCGTGCGGAATCGCTGGGTCGCAACCAAGGTCGGAAGAATTGGAACTCAGTGGGTGACCACGCACCAGCGTATCTGATCAACTTGTATCTGGCTACCGGCGAACAAAAATATGCCGATATGCTGGAGTACACCTTCGATACGATCGAAGCCTACTTCCCTGACTACGATAACAGCCCCTTTGTTCAAGAAAAATTCTACGAAGACTGGAGCCACGATAAAACTTGGGGTTGGCAACAAAACCGCGCTGTTGTTGGGCACAACCTCAAGATTGCCTGGAACTTGATGCGGATGCAAAGCCTCAAACCCAAAGATAAATACGTAGACTTTGCCAAAAAGATTGCCTCGATCATGCCAGCAGCAGGCAGCGACCAACAGCGCGGCGGTTGGTACGATGTGGTAGAGCGCGTCTTAGGTGAGGGCGAAGAACAGCACCGCTTTGTTTGGCACGATCGCAAAGCTTGGTGGCAACAAGAACAAGCTATCCTAGCTTATTTGATCCTGCACGGTATTGAGAAAGACCCCGAATACTTGCGTCACGCCCGCGAAGCTTGTGCCTTCTACAACGCCCACTTCCTCGATCATGACGACGGTGCCGTTTACTTCAACGTCCTGGCAAACGGTCTGCCTTTCCTGATGGGCACGGAACGGTATAAGGGCAGCCACTCCATGAGCGGTTACCACTCGACGGAATTGTGCTACTTGGCAGCAATTTACCAAAACTTGCTCATCTTCAAGCACCCGATGGACTTCTACTTCAAGCCGATACCGGGAGGGTTCAAAGACAATACCCTGCGCGTATCCCCAGATATTCTGCCTCCAGGCAGCATCGCAATTGGTAAAGTTTGGATTAACGATGAAGAGTACACCAATTTTGATGCCGATGGCCTGACAGTCAAGCTGCCAGACACGCAAGAACGAGTCAAAGTTAAAGTGCAAATCGTTCCCAAATAG
- a CDS encoding DJ-1/PfpI family protein produces the protein MTSESKGKIGVIVEEHFDATEYRRFNEFFPERGYEVEYISHLWGNESLKFGSNPENDQIEFHVTVTKEINDVEPSEYKGIICIGAYAMDRLRYQVSVKKGQKNQAPAVAFLRKAMSAENVKLGTICHSLWLFCADRDLLEGRKVTCAHNIICDVENAGGDVVYEGEVTADLVIDGNLITGKHPGVVDEFMEAFVAEIEKAEQKQTVAAG, from the coding sequence ATGACATCTGAGAGTAAAGGCAAAATCGGCGTAATCGTTGAAGAACATTTCGATGCCACCGAATATCGCCGCTTCAATGAGTTCTTTCCAGAACGAGGTTATGAGGTAGAGTACATTTCCCACTTGTGGGGAAACGAATCATTAAAATTCGGCTCTAACCCAGAAAATGACCAAATTGAGTTTCATGTCACAGTCACCAAAGAAATTAACGATGTCGAGCCATCTGAGTACAAAGGCATTATTTGTATAGGTGCCTATGCAATGGATCGTCTGAGATATCAAGTTTCCGTAAAGAAAGGCCAAAAAAATCAAGCTCCAGCAGTAGCTTTTCTCAGGAAAGCTATGAGTGCGGAGAATGTGAAACTAGGCACAATTTGTCATAGTTTATGGCTTTTCTGCGCCGATCGCGACTTACTGGAAGGTCGCAAAGTTACCTGTGCCCACAACATCATCTGCGATGTTGAAAATGCAGGTGGCGACGTAGTATACGAAGGTGAAGTTACCGCCGATCTAGTCATAGATGGCAATCTGATTACGGGTAAGCATCCAGGCGTTGTAGACGAATTTATGGAAGCTTTCGTAGCAGAAATTGAGAAAGCGGAACAAAAGCAGACGGTAGCAGCCGGTTAA